The Fervidobacterium pennivorans DNA segment ATGCTGGAAAAAAAGATGTCTTAGGTGTAAGGAAATCATCCGGTCAATTGTATTTAGTAACGATTATAACGGGGCTTCTATCTACAGTCTTGGGACTTGCCTTCACAAAACCTATTATTTACGGCATTGTCGGTTCTAAAAACCCTCAAGTTATTCCATACGCGATTAGCTATTATGTTGTTGACATAATAGGTCTGCCCCTTGTATTCATACTCAACACGACTACTTCCATTATGCGTGCGATAGGAGACTCACAATTCGGAATGCGCATGATACTTTACATGAACGTTATAAACATGATTTTCGACCCTCTTTTGATTTTCGGAATAGGTCCATTCCCCAGGCTTGGTGTTGCCGGAGCAGCATGGGCATCGAATATTGGCAGACTTGTGGCAGCAGCAATTAGCGTTAATCACGTTTTTTCAGAAAGGGCTGTTGTAAGAATCGAGAGGAAGGATTTCAAACCCGAATGGAGGATGATATCTTTAATCTTGAAGCTTGGACTTCCCAGTGCAATAGGTATGTCTGTTACGTCTGCCGGTTTTGCGGTTATCATGAAATACGTAGCGATGTTTGGACCTGCAGTAATAAGTGCATACGGTATAGGGAACAGAGTTATTAACCTTGTATCAATGATTTCCTTTGGTTTAGCTGGAGCAGTATCAACCATGGTTGGGCAATTCATAGGAGCAAGAAGATTTGAAGATGCCGAGAGAACGGTTAGGACTGCCTTCTTTTGGAATGTTATAATTATAGGTTTCCTTTCTATCCTCACATTCGCTTACGCAAAGCAAGTAACGAAATTTTTTATCAACGACCCTGAAGTTATAAAGATGGGAGACATATTTTTTAAGTACATCTCATTCTCAATGCCGATATTCACATCCTACATGATATACAACAACGCACTTGTAGGTGCCGGCAAGACCGTGCTGACAATGATAGGTGATATACTAAGGCTGTGGGGGATTAGAATTCCGATAATTGCCGTGCTTGCAACAACTATGGGGTTCAAGGGAATTTTTGTGGGTATGATAATAAGCAATTTGATAGTTTTTTTCGTAACTTACGCCTTTTTCAGGTTCTCAAATTGGAAGAAAGCTGTT contains these protein-coding regions:
- a CDS encoding MATE family efflux transporter; this translates as MARVDVLNERIEYSIFHLAWPLIISNSFQTIYNIVDSYFLGKLGPIQFSASTVTWPVIFTFISLAMGFSQAGIAIVSQYAGKKDVLGVRKSSGQLYLVTIITGLLSTVLGLAFTKPIIYGIVGSKNPQVIPYAISYYVVDIIGLPLVFILNTTTSIMRAIGDSQFGMRMILYMNVINMIFDPLLIFGIGPFPRLGVAGAAWASNIGRLVAAAISVNHVFSERAVVRIERKDFKPEWRMISLILKLGLPSAIGMSVTSAGFAVIMKYVAMFGPAVISAYGIGNRVINLVSMISFGLAGAVSTMVGQFIGARRFEDAERTVRTAFFWNVIIIGFLSILTFAYAKQVTKFFINDPEVIKMGDIFFKYISFSMPIFTSYMIYNNALVGAGKTVLTMIGDILRLWGIRIPIIAVLATTMGFKGIFVGMIISNLIVFFVTYAFFRFSNWKKAVV